Below is a window of Geomonas oryzisoli DNA.
GATCACCAGGATGAGCGAGCCAACCATCTGCGCCAGGCTCCCCAAAAGGTCGGGTCCGCCGGTATCGGCATGCGCCGCCGCCGGGATGAGCAGCGTGGCCGTTGTCACCGCCGCGAGCTTTCTCATAGCACCTTGTCCACCCTTTCATTGGGGCTCACGATGTCCAGGAGCCGGATGCCAAACTTGTCGTTCACCACCACCGCCTCGCCGCGCGCCACCAGCTTCGAGTTCACGAAGACATCCAGCGGCTCGCCCGCGAGCTTGGTCAGCTCCACCACCGACCCCTGGTTCAGTTGCAAGACGTCCCGCACCAGGAGCTTGGTCCGCCCCAGCTCTACGGTTAGCTGCAGCGGGATGTCCATGATGAAGTCCAGGTTCTTCGGCTGCGGAACTTCCTTCTGTTCGTCCAAAGCGAGTTTTTCGCTCAATCTTCACCTCCAGTCAGGGCACGCGTGATCTGTACCGCCTTGTTTCCGCCGCTTACCCCGGCAATGCCCATAAACTTCTTCGTTCCCCCAACCTTGACCACCAGCTCGTCCTTGCCGCTGGCATCGAGCATGATGACGTCCCCAGGGGTGAGCCCCATCAGGTCCGCCAGCGATATGGTCGCGCCCCCCATCTCCACCGACATGTCCATGGGCGCACCCATCAGTTCCTCGGAGAGGCGGTAGGACCAGAGCGGGTCCACCACCATCATGTCCATCTGCACGCCCCGCTTCAACTTGTCGCGGATCGGCTCGATGGTCAAAAACGGGATGGCCAGGATCATGTTCCCCACCGTCTCCTCGATCTGGATCTTCATGCTCATGGTCACCACCTGGTACTCGGGGGGGACGATGTTGACCAGGCGCGGGTTCATCTCCAGGCGCAAAAGGTTCATGCTGGCCGGGCAGAGCGGGGCCCAGGCACGCTCGAGGTCGGCCAGGGCATCCTTGACGATCTTCTCCACCAGGCGCAGCTCGATGGAGGTGAAGAGCCGGTTCATCCCTTGCCCGGACGGCACCCCCGAGCCCCCCAGGATGCTGTCCACGATGGTGAACACCAGGGTGCTGTCGAAGGCGATCAGCGCCGCCCCCTTCAACGGGTCCATCTTGTAGATCGCCATACAGACCGGCGACGGGAGCACGCTCAGGAAGTCCCCGAACTTATAGGGGACCGCCTCCTCCTTCTTGATGTCCACCATGCGCCCCAACCGGTTCGACATGGTGACCCGGTTGTAGCGGATGAAACCGTCGTAGACGATGTCAAGGTTCGGGATGGCGCGGTGGGCCTCGATGTCGAGCAGGTCGAACTGCTGCGCCTGAGGCCCTTCCTTGGCCAGCTCGTTATCCGGGATCAGGCTCCCGTCGAAAACGGCCGCCACCAGGGCGTCGATCTCTTCCTTGGTAAGGAATTTTTCCATCGATGGCACCTTTTACTGCACCACGAAGTCGGTGAAATAGACCTTGGTTACCTTGCTGGGGGGGACCACCTTGGAGACCGCAGCCAGAATCTGCTCGCGCAGCTGGTTTTTCCCCTGCAGGTCCTGGATCTCCTGCATGGTCTTGGTGGTCAGAAGGATCAGGATGGCGTCGCGCAGCGGGGCGAGCTTCGCGTCGAGCTCCGCCTTCGCCTGCGGGTTGGCCATCTCGAACTCGACCTTGAGCTTCAGGTACCGGAGCTCCTGGCCGTCGTAGATGTTGACGATGAAAGGCTCCAGGGGGTAGACGGTGCCGCCGCCGGCGGCTGCGCCCTCACCTCCCTTGGCGGGTGCGCCGTGCTCGCCGCCCCCTTCGGCCTTGGCCTCGACCTTGGCTCCCTCGGGCGCCTTTTCTTTCTTGCTTCCCCCCATGAAGAAGGCTGCCGCCCCTCCGATGGCAAGGACCGCTACCACGGCGCCGATGATGATGAAGAGCTTCTTGTTGTTCTTTTCCGGGGTCTCTTGCGGCTTCGCCGGTTCGGCCATGCTGGGTTCTCCTTTTTAAACAGCTCAAGCTGGTGTATTCGAATTGAACACCCTTGCAACCCAGATGCCAGATCGGTAAAGCCGCGCCAGATATGCCTGGAGAGGAGGGTGCCCACCGCGCGGCTGACGGCGGCAAAGCCTTATGTTACGGAAGGTTGCAGGTTCGATACCGATACTGGCCCGGAGCGGGGGAGCGGGAGCGGAGGGAGCGTGGGTCAACTTTTTGACCGACGAAAAGAAGGGTGTCGCCGCCGGCGCACGGCTGGGCGGCGATCCGGGAGGGGCGCGGGGCGGGGCAACAGGGGGAAAAAGGACGCACGGGTGCCCAGGCGGCGCACAACGCGGGGTTCGCGGAGCGGCGCGTCAGAGATCCGGCCCGAGAGGGCGGTGTCAGAGCTTCGACGCCGGGGGGAGCTTTGACACGGCGAGGATGGGGGGCGCGGCTGTTGCCGCGCCCCCTTTGCTGCCCTGTGCCCGCCCTAGCGGATCAGCTGCAGGACTTCCTGCGTCATCTGGTCCGTGGTGGTGATGGTCTTGGAGTTGGCGGAGTAGGCCCTCTGCGTGATGATCATCTTGACGAATTCGCTCGCCATGTCCACGTTGCTCTGCTCGAGGGTGTTGGAGAGGATCTTCTCGCTGACGCCGTTGGGCTTGTTGGCGACCAGGGAGAAGGCGGCCCCGGAGACGCCGGCGTCGGCGGTGGCCTGGTACAGGGAGCCCCCCATCTTGCTGAGTGCGGTGGGGTCGGATGCGGTGACCACGGCCAGGCGCTGCACGGTGGCGGCGTTGGCGGGGGTGGCCGCGACGCCCACGGCACCGGAGGTGTTGTAGTAGTTCTGGGTGATGCCGTCGGTGGCGAGGTAGGTGATCAGGCCGGAGTTGTCGATGCTGATGATCTTGCCGAAGTCGGTGTTCGGAGCCGTGCCGGAGTTAACGAATTTGATAGGGTTACCCTGGGTGTCCAGCACCTGGTAGCCGTCCGGGTTCACCAGGGTCAGGTTGTTGTCTACCTGGAAGGCGCCGGCACGGGAGAGGAAGGCGGAATTCTGGGTCGCCACCGGGGAGGTCGCGGTCGGCGGTTTGAGGGCGAAGAAGCTGGTCCCCTGGATGGCGAGGTCGGTCACGTTCTCAGAGCTCTGGGTCGAGCCTTGGCTGAACACGTTCTGTACCGCCTGCATCTGCACGCCCTTACCGATCTGGGAACCGCCGCCGATGTTCTGGGAGAGCATGTCCGAGAAGAGGGTCCTGGCCCCCTTGAAACCGATGGTATTTACGTTGGAGATGTTGTTGCCGATGACGTTCATCGCTTCGCCGTTTTGAATCAGACCAGTAACGCCGGTAAACAATGCGGAAGTAACACTCATTTTTTTGCCTCCTTAGGCTTGGTTGTGGGACTCCTCAGTCGGTCGGTGTCCCGCGGGCTTTCCTTCTGGAGGGCCAGCCCGTTTCAGTTGTCGTTTGCGCTTAGAAAAATACTGCCGAATCGATGTTGGTGAAAACGTTCCCCTTCATACCCTGACGATCCATGGCGGTCACCACTGTCCGGTTTTTGACACTCACCACCAGGGCCGCGTCTCCCATCAAGATCAGCGATTCCCGGCCGCCCTTTTGTGCCACGCTGTCCACCGCCCCTTCCAGCTGCTTCATGTCGGCGTCGGAGAGGGTGATGCCGCGGGACTTGAGCCGCTCCTGGGCGTGCTGGGAAAGCTTGACCGGCTGCCCCGGCAGTTTCTGGTCCAGGACCTGGGCGAACGGGGTGCCGCTCCCGGTGCTCTTCGCGGCCGGCTTGGCGCCGCTTGGGTTCGGTTTGACCGGCGCCTGGATCGGTTGGGGAAACAAGATGCTGTTGTCGATCATCTCAGGCTCCCTTAGGCTGCCTCGCTCACGGAGGTCACGTCGGTCAGGTTGATCTTCAGCCCGCCTACCGAGAGCACCGGGGTACTGCCGGACATGTCGACGCCGCTCACCTTACCCCGCACGATACCCGTGGCGGTGACGGCTGTGCCGGCGGCGTCATTGGCGGAGACGCTGAAGCTGTAGGTGCCGGGGGTGAGTTGCGCCCCGGAGTTGTCGGTTCCATCCCAGGTTACCGTGTTGCCGCCGGAGTTCTGGGCGCCGCCGTTGATGGTCTTGACGACCTTGCCGCTGGCATCGAGCACGGAAACCGTCACCGACTGCGCGCTCTTGCCCAGGTTGTAGTTGATGGTGCTGCTCCCCGAGGTGAGTTCCACCTGGGAACCGGAGGCCACCACCTGTTTGCCGATCAGTGAGACCGCCGCCATGGTGCCGGCGTTGCTCCCCTGGTTCAGCAGGTTCTGCAGGTTGGTGTTGGTGTTGTAGGCCTGTTCGACCTGGGTCAGCTGGGCGAGCTGCGAGATGAACTGGGTGCCGTCCTGGGGATTCAGGGGGTCCTGGTTCTGCAGCTGGGTCACGAACAGCTTCAGGAAATCGTCCTTGTTCATGCCCGTCGCCTGCTTCATCGCCGCCGCGGCCGAGGCCGTGGTTGCTGCTGATGTTGCGTCGGTTATCATCCTTACCTCCTTGCTAGAATCGTACGTCGAGCAGGCTGTTGACCTCGGTTGTCATATATTTGACCCGGGGTGTTTCCTGACCGTCGTACCCTGCGCCCCTGGCGAACCTGGGGGCCTGTTGCTGCTGGTTTCCCCTCTCATCGTTGAGGGGGCCGTTGAACCCGCCACCACCGGTCGAGACGTTGAACCCTTCCATGGTGAGGTTCTTCCCGGAAAGGGCCTCGCGCAGGGAGTCGAGGTTGCTCATCAAGAGGTCCTTGACCATGCGGTTGTCCGCCTGGACCTCCACGTTGAGCCGGTTGTTGTCCATGCGGAGCTGGATCTTGAGCTCCCCCAGCTCGCCCGGGTTCAGCCTGATGCTCATCTGGCCGTTCCCCTTGCCGTCGTGGGTCACCACCCCTTCCCGTACCTGGGAGAGGATGTTTTCGTGCAGGAAGGTCTTGCCGCCGGCAAGCCTGTTTTCACCCGGCACCGCTTCCGCCGGGGTCCCCTGCGCCGTCAATCCCGCGCCGAGCATCTGGCCGTTCAGGTTTTCCTGCCCTTTCTGGTGCGACTGTCCCTGCTCACCCTGCGCGCCCGACATGTCCCGCACCGCCCCCGGCTCGGAGACGGAGTTGGCAGTTGCCGTCGTTGCATTCTTGGTGCCGGACACGTCCTCTCCCGAAGGCTTGGATAGGTTCGCCTGCTGGGCCTGTACCGCTTCCCGCACCTGCTTCCCGGTCACGGTTTCGCCCTGGTGGGCGTCCTTGCGCGGGGATTGCGGAGCCTGCTCCGCCTGTGCCGCCTTATCCTGGGAGACCGCTGCCGGTTCCCCCTGCTGTTCCGGCTGCACCTTCACCTGGGCCGCACCCGCCTCGGGCTTGGCCTCGCGGACCGTTGCGCCCGTGGTGCCTGCGGCTGCGGCGCCGGCCGTCTCCGGGGTCGTCTGCGGCTGCGGGGTTGTCCCCTGCAGTGTTGCCGCATCCTGCGTTACGGCCTGGTCCTGCTGGACCGGTGCGCTCTCCTGCCCGGCCGCTTTTGCTGCGGCAGGGTCGTTTGCCGTCGCGGGCTCGGCCTGCTTCCTGACCGGCATGGCCACGAAGCGTCCCGCTCCGGTTTCTTTCGCCGCCAGGTGGGCGGCTGCCACGGTCTGGTCGGCCGTTACCGCTGTTTTTGCGGCATCCGGCAGTACCGGGGCTTCCTGTCGCTGCGCTGCGCCCTGAGCCACCTGCGCCGGGGGCGTCTCAACCTGCGCTCCTTCTGTCGCGCCCGTCGAAGGGACCACCTGCGCTGCCCCCGGTGCCGGGGAGAGCTGTGCCGCCTCGACCTTCTGGCCGGCTTGGCTGCCGGTCGTGCCGGCGGTGGTCTGGTGCTGCGGGTTTTGCTGTTGTACTGCCTGCTGCGGCGGCTCCGGTTGCGCCTGGTCTGCGCCGGCTGCCGTTTCCGGCGCCGTTGCCTGCTGCGTGCGCTGCTGCAGGGCCTGGAGCCTTTCCAGCGCGGTGGTACCTGCTGCCGCGTTGGTCTCCTCTCCCCGTGCCGCTACCTTGGTTTCGATCGCGGCCATGGCCACGACCAGCCCGGGGTTTACGTCCGGCTTGACTTCCGGGACCGTCCCGGTTACCGCATCTGCGGCCTGAGCGACAACCGCGGTTTCCGGTGTTGCCGGCACCGCCTGCTCCGCGCCGGCGTTGTCCGCCACGTTCCCGGCGGCGCCTTCCGCTGCCGTGTCCTGCGCCGGTGCCGTTTCCTGCTCCGCATCGCCCTTGCGGGCCTCGCGCTTGCCTTCAACCGCCGCCTTGTCGGCAGCCGATGTCCGGACCGCGTGGGCCGGTTTTTCCTCGCGCGCGGAGCCGGTTTCCTGTGCCTGCGCCGGTCGCGCCTTCTCCTCGGCCTTGGCGGAACGGGAAGCGCCCTTCGCGTTCTGTACCGGCGTCGGCCGGGTCGGCGTCGCCGCGGGGTGGTCCGGGGTCTGCCTTCCCTGCAGCAGCTGCTGGAACACCCCCGCACCGGGGGCTGCCGCTGCGTTTGCCATCCCGGTTTGTGCCGCTGGGGCCGGGATCGCGTCTGGAATGAATGCTGCGTTTTGAACCATCATGTACATGTCACCTCCTTTTGCCTGAAATACGGCTGCGCCGATACACAGCCGGTCGAAATCCGCCGCGGCAAGCGGCGGTTCGCACTGGGGTCAGCCGGTCACTTCCCGGCCAGGTTCAGCCTGGTCCACTCCAGGACCCGGGGCTGGTTGATGAAGGGGATCAGCTTCACGGCGGTCTTCTGGTCCATCTGGTTCAACATCTGGATCACCATCTTCTCGTCCAGCTTGTTGAGCAGGGTCCCCGCCTCCTCCGGCTTCAGCCCCTTGTAGATCTTGATCATCTTCTTGTAGCGGTCGTCGTCCTGCTTCTTCTTGGCGGTGAGGGCCTCCTCGATCCCCTTCTTGGCCGCGTTCAGCTCGGCCACCCGGGCGTCCAGCTTGGCGGAGAGCTGGTTCAGGGCCGCTTCCTTGGCGGAGAGCGCCGCCTCCTTCTGCGCCAGCTGTTGCCGCTTGGCCTCCAGGGCCGCGCTCTCGCTGGACATGCTCCGGGGCGGGTTCTTCACCTCGGCCGCCTGGGCGTTAAAGACCTGCCGTTCGTTCCATAACAGCGGCAGTGCCACGAGAACCAGCACCAGCGCGCCTATCAGCTTTTTCACTTATGCCCCCTCCCCTGGACGGCTATCTCGTCCAGGAAGGCCCGTTCGCGGTTCAACTGCTCCAGTCTCAGGTCCCGCATCTTCTTCTCCTTGAAGACCTCGAGCGCCTTCTTCTCCTTGGCCGCGGCCAGAAGCGCCTCGCGCTTTTCCTGGACCGCCTTCTCCAGCACCACCAGGCTCTCCCGCAGCTGCTGGATTTCCTGGGCCTTTCTGCGCGAGAAGTCGCCGTAGAGCTGCAGGTCCTTGGCCTCGATTCCCGCCCTCTGGCGCTGGGTGTATTCCTGCTCCAGCTGCTCCATCATGGACTTTTCATTCTTCAGCCGCTCCCTGGCGCTCTCGTGCTGCTGCTTCGCCGCCGCGAGTTCCAGCTGGTGCATCTTCTCCACTTCCTTGCGGAACTTGAGCACCTGTTCGAGCCTGAATTCCTGTCCTGCCATGGCCTACCCCTCCCACCTTCGCTAAAGCTACGGCGGGCAAGCCCTTGCCGCACCGCAACCTCACTGTCATCATGTCCGGCCGCCGCTTCCGGCGGCCCGCTAATCGTTCAAACTGCCGACTCCGAAGATACGGGCCAGCGCCTCGATGGATTCCTCGAAGGTGACCTGGTCCGCCACGTCCTGCTTCAGATAGGCGATCATCTGATCCATC
It encodes the following:
- the fliN gene encoding flagellar motor switch protein FliN; its protein translation is MSEKLALDEQKEVPQPKNLDFIMDIPLQLTVELGRTKLLVRDVLQLNQGSVVELTKLAGEPLDVFVNSKLVARGEAVVVNDKFGIRLLDIVSPNERVDKVL
- the fliM gene encoding flagellar motor switch protein FliM, with protein sequence MEKFLTKEEIDALVAAVFDGSLIPDNELAKEGPQAQQFDLLDIEAHRAIPNLDIVYDGFIRYNRVTMSNRLGRMVDIKKEEAVPYKFGDFLSVLPSPVCMAIYKMDPLKGAALIAFDSTLVFTIVDSILGGSGVPSGQGMNRLFTSIELRLVEKIVKDALADLERAWAPLCPASMNLLRLEMNPRLVNIVPPEYQVVTMSMKIQIEETVGNMILAIPFLTIEPIRDKLKRGVQMDMMVVDPLWSYRLSEELMGAPMDMSVEMGGATISLADLMGLTPGDVIMLDASGKDELVVKVGGTKKFMGIAGVSGGNKAVQITRALTGGED
- a CDS encoding flagellar basal body-associated FliL family protein, whose product is MAEPAKPQETPEKNNKKLFIIIGAVVAVLAIGGAAAFFMGGSKKEKAPEGAKVEAKAEGGGEHGAPAKGGEGAAAGGGTVYPLEPFIVNIYDGQELRYLKLKVEFEMANPQAKAELDAKLAPLRDAILILLTTKTMQEIQDLQGKNQLREQILAAVSKVVPPSKVTKVYFTDFVVQ
- a CDS encoding flagellar hook-basal body protein, giving the protein MSVTSALFTGVTGLIQNGEAMNVIGNNISNVNTIGFKGARTLFSDMLSQNIGGGSQIGKGVQMQAVQNVFSQGSTQSSENVTDLAIQGTSFFALKPPTATSPVATQNSAFLSRAGAFQVDNNLTLVNPDGYQVLDTQGNPIKFVNSGTAPNTDFGKIISIDNSGLITYLATDGITQNYYNTSGAVGVAATPANAATVQRLAVVTASDPTALSKMGGSLYQATADAGVSGAAFSLVANKPNGVSEKILSNTLEQSNVDMASEFVKMIITQRAYSANSKTITTTDQMTQEVLQLIR
- a CDS encoding TIGR02530 family flagellar biosynthesis protein, with protein sequence MIDNSILFPQPIQAPVKPNPSGAKPAAKSTGSGTPFAQVLDQKLPGQPVKLSQHAQERLKSRGITLSDADMKQLEGAVDSVAQKGGRESLILMGDAALVVSVKNRTVVTAMDRQGMKGNVFTNIDSAVFF
- a CDS encoding flagellar hook assembly protein FlgD, which translates into the protein MITDATSAATTASAAAAMKQATGMNKDDFLKLFVTQLQNQDPLNPQDGTQFISQLAQLTQVEQAYNTNTNLQNLLNQGSNAGTMAAVSLIGKQVVASGSQVELTSGSSTINYNLGKSAQSVTVSVLDASGKVVKTINGGAQNSGGNTVTWDGTDNSGAQLTPGTYSFSVSANDAAGTAVTATGIVRGKVSGVDMSGSTPVLSVGGLKINLTDVTSVSEAA
- a CDS encoding flagellar hook-length control protein FliK — protein: MANAAAAPGAGVFQQLLQGRQTPDHPAATPTRPTPVQNAKGASRSAKAEEKARPAQAQETGSAREEKPAHAVRTSAADKAAVEGKREARKGDAEQETAPAQDTAAEGAAGNVADNAGAEQAVPATPETAVVAQAADAVTGTVPEVKPDVNPGLVVAMAAIETKVAARGEETNAAAGTTALERLQALQQRTQQATAPETAAGADQAQPEPPQQAVQQQNPQHQTTAGTTGSQAGQKVEAAQLSPAPGAAQVVPSTGATEGAQVETPPAQVAQGAAQRQEAPVLPDAAKTAVTADQTVAAAHLAAKETGAGRFVAMPVRKQAEPATANDPAAAKAAGQESAPVQQDQAVTQDAATLQGTTPQPQTTPETAGAAAAGTTGATVREAKPEAGAAQVKVQPEQQGEPAAVSQDKAAQAEQAPQSPRKDAHQGETVTGKQVREAVQAQQANLSKPSGEDVSGTKNATTATANSVSEPGAVRDMSGAQGEQGQSHQKGQENLNGQMLGAGLTAQGTPAEAVPGENRLAGGKTFLHENILSQVREGVVTHDGKGNGQMSIRLNPGELGELKIQLRMDNNRLNVEVQADNRMVKDLLMSNLDSLREALSGKNLTMEGFNVSTGGGGFNGPLNDERGNQQQQAPRFARGAGYDGQETPRVKYMTTEVNSLLDVRF
- a CDS encoding MotE family protein, whose amino-acid sequence is MKKLIGALVLVLVALPLLWNERQVFNAQAAEVKNPPRSMSSESAALEAKRQQLAQKEAALSAKEAALNQLSAKLDARVAELNAAKKGIEEALTAKKKQDDDRYKKMIKIYKGLKPEEAGTLLNKLDEKMVIQMLNQMDQKTAVKLIPFINQPRVLEWTRLNLAGK
- the fliJ gene encoding flagellar export protein FliJ, whose protein sequence is MAGQEFRLEQVLKFRKEVEKMHQLELAAAKQQHESARERLKNEKSMMEQLEQEYTQRQRAGIEAKDLQLYGDFSRRKAQEIQQLRESLVVLEKAVQEKREALLAAAKEKKALEVFKEKKMRDLRLEQLNRERAFLDEIAVQGRGHK